One genomic segment of Falco biarmicus isolate bFalBia1 chromosome 15, bFalBia1.pri, whole genome shotgun sequence includes these proteins:
- the SALL1 gene encoding sal-like protein 1 has protein sequence MSRRKQAKPQHFQSDPDLALLSQRNGDTEKGQANRTTKNKDAHVCGRCCAEFFELSDLLQHKKNCTKNQLVLIVNENPASPSETFPPSSPSDNPDEQMNDTVNNTDQVDCSDLSEHNKLDREESMDVEASSINNSSSSSKSVNNSITSSNSSTMGTSAVTTSLPHIGDLTTLGNFSVINSNVIIENLQSTKVAVAQFSQEARCNGASNSKLAVPALMEQLLALQQQQIHQLQLIEQIRHQILLLASQNTDMPTSSSPSQGTLRTSANPLSTLSSHLSQQLAAAAGLAQSLASQSASISGVKQLPPIQLPQSNPGNTLIPSSSGSSPNINILAAAVTTPSSEKVASSIGGSQLNNPPVSASSSPAFAISSLLSPASNPLLPQPTPSNSVFSSPLSNIGTPAEDLNSLTALAQQRKSKPPNVTAFEAKSNSDEAFFKHKCRFCAKVFGSDSALQIHLRSHTGERPFKCNICGNRFSTKGNLKVHFQRHKEKYPHIQMNPYPVPEHLDNIPTSTGIPYGMSIPPEKPVTSWLDSKPVLSTLTTSVGLPLPPTIPSLTPFIKTEEPQPIPISHPSASPPCSVKSDSGTADPTSKISNGLSDEVEAGALPTSNGKMEENPQNTSAITNMSSSVSSPAADSGSSGVTTFTNPLMPLMSEQFKAKFPFGGLLDSTPASETSKLQQLVENIDKKATDPNECIICHRVLSCQSALKMHYRTHTGERPFKCKICGRAFTTKGNLKTHYSVHRAMPPLRVQHSCPICQKKFTNAVVLQQHIRMHMGGQIPNTPVTENYPESMESDTGSFDDKNFDDIDNFSDENMEDCPDSSVPDTPKSADASQDSLSSSPLPLEMSSIAALENQMKMINAGLAEQLQASLKSVENGSVEGDILTNDSSSVGGDMESQSAGSPAVSESTSSMQALSPSNSTNDYHKSPSIEEKPVRALPSEFANGLSPTPANSGALDLTSSSTDKMIKEESLSMLFPFRDRGKFKNTACDICGKTFACQSALDIHYRSHTKERPFICTVCNRGFSTKGNLKQHMLTHQMRDLPSQLFEPNSSIGPNQNSSVMPANSLSSLIKTEVNGFMHSSPQDSKEVPSGLVASGPLSSSATSPVLLPALPRRTPKQHYCNTCGKTFSSSSALQIHERTHTGEKPFACTICGRAFTTKGNLKVHMGTHMWNSTPARRGRRLSVDGPMTFLGGNPAKFPEMFQKDLAVRSGNGDPSSFWNQYAAALSNGLAMKTNEISVIQNGGIPPAPGGLGNGGSSPISGLTGSLEKLQNSEPNAPLAGLEKMASNENGTNFRFTRFVEDNKEIVTN, from the exons ATGTCGCGGAGGAAGCAGGCGAAGCCTCAGCATTTCCAATCCGACCCCGATCTGGCCTTGTTATCCCAGCGAAATG GAGACACAGAAAAGGGTCAAGCAAATCGAACCACTAAGAACAAGGATGCCCATGTCTGTGGCAGGTGCTGTGCTGAGTTCTTTGAATTATCAGATCTCCTGCAACACAAGAAGAATTGTACTAAAAATCAATTAGTTTTAATTGTGAATGAAAATCCAGCTTCTCCTTCTGAAACCTTCCCTCCTAGTTCCCCTTCTGATAATCCTGATGAACAGATGAATGACACAGTTAATAACACAGATCAAGTAGACTGCAGTGACCTTTCAGAGCATAACAAACTTGACAGGGAAGAATCCATGGATGTGGAGGCTTCCAGCATTAACAATAGCAGTAGCAGTTCCAAGAGCGTCAACAATAGTATTACAAGCAGTAACAGCTCCACAATGGGTACCTCAGCTGTAACAACCTCTCTACCTCACATAGGGGATTTGACAACATTAGGCAACTTTTCAGTGATAAATAGTAATGTAATAATTGAAAACCTTCAGAGTACTAAAGTGGCAGTAGCACAGTTCTCACAGGAAGCGAGATGTAACGGTGCATCGAACAGTAAGCTTGCTGTACCTGCCCTGATGGAGCAACTGTTGGcgttacagcagcagcagatccaTCAGTTGCAACTGATTGAACAAATTCGTCACCAAATATTATTGTTGGCTTCCCAAAATACAGACATGCCAACATCTTCGAGCCCTTCTCAAGGTACTTTACGAACGTCTGCCAACCCCTTGTCCACATTAAGTTCCCATTTatcccagcagctggctgcagcagctggattAGCACAAAGTCTTGCTAGTCAATCTGCCAGCATCAGTGGTGTGAAACAGCTACCCCCTATACAGCTACCTCAGAGCAACCCTGGCAACACTCTAATTCCATCCAGTAGTGGCTCTTCTCCAAATATTAACATATTGGCAGCAGCAGTTACAACACCGTCCTCAGAAAAAGTGGCTTCAAGTATTGGTGGCTCACAGCTCAACAACCCACCAGTATCAGCATCATCTTCACCAGCTTTTGCAATAAGCAGTTTATTGAGTCCTGCATCTAATCCACTTCTACCTCAGCCCACCCCTAGTAACTCTGTTTTCTCCAGTCCCTTGTCCAATATTGGAACACCTGCAGAGGATTTAAACTCCTTGACTGCCTTggcacagcaaagaaaaagcaagccaCCAAATGTAACTGCTTTTGAAGCAAAAAGTAATTCAGATGAGGCATTCTTTAAGCATAAATGCAGGTTCTGTGCTAAAGTGTTTGGGAGTGACAGTGCCTTGCAGATTCATTTACGTTCTCACACTGGCGAGAGGCCATTTAAATGCAACATCTGTGGAAACAGATTCTCCACAAAGGGAAACTTAAAAGTCCACTTTCAGCgtcataaagaaaaataccctCATATTCAGATGAATCCATACCCGGTGCCGGAGCATTTGGACAATATTCCTACGAGCACGGGTATTCCTTATGGGATGTCTATACCGCCAGAGAAACCTGTCACGAGCTGGCTGGACAGCAAGCCAGTCCTCTCCACCCTGACGACTTCTGTTGGCCTGCCACTCCCACCAACGATTCCAAGCTTGACCCCATTCATCAAAACTGAGGAGCCTCAGCCGATTCCCATTAGCCATCCTTCCGCTAGCCCTCCCTGCTCTGTCAAGAGTGACTCGGGAACAGCTGATCCCACATCAAAAATTTCCAACGGACTTTCTGATGAGGTAGAGGCTGGTGCTTTGCCTACCTCAAATggcaaaatggaagaaaacccTCAAAACACAAGCGCTATCACTAACATGAGCAGCTCTGTGAGCTCACCGGCAGCAGACTCGGGCTCCAGTGGTGTCACCACATTTACAAATCCACTGATGCCTCTAATGTCAGAGCAATTTAAGGCAAAGTTTCCATTTGGAGGGCTATTGGATTCAACGCCAGCATCTGAAACATCAAAATTGCAACAGCTGGTAGAAAACATTGACAAAAAGGCAACTGATCCTAACGAGTGTATCATTTGCCACCGAGTTCTCAGTTGCCAGAGTGCACTGAAAATGCATTATCGCACACATACCGGTGAGAGGCCGTTTAAGTGTAAAATCTGTGGCCGTGCTTTCACTACTAAAGGCAACTTAAAGACTCATTACAGCGTCCATCGTGCCATGCCCCCGCTGAGAGTACAACATTCGTGCCCGATCTGCCAGAAAAAATTCACCAATGCTGTTGTGCTACAGCAGCACATCCGAATGCATATGGGAGGGCAGATCCCCAACACCCCAGTGACAGAAAACTATCCTGAGTCAATGGAATCAGATACAGGCTCTTTTGATGATAAGAATTTTGATGATATAGACAACTTCTCAGATGAGAACATGGAAGACTGTCCTGACAGCAGTGTGCCAGATACACCTAAATCTGCGGATGCATCACAAGACAGCTTGtcttcttcccctctgcccctggAAATGTCAAGTattgctgctttggaaaatcagATGAAGATGATCAATGCAGGACTTGCTGAACAACTTCAGGCAAGCTTGAAATCCGTCGAAAATGGGTCAGTAGAAGGGGACATTTTGACTAACGATTCATCCTCGGTTGGTGGTGATATGGAAAGCCAAAGTGCTGGAAGCCCTGCTGTCTCAGAGTCTACCTCTTCTATGCAGGCCTTGTCCCCATCCAACAGCACTAACGATTACCACAAGTCACCAAGTATCGAAGAGAAACCAGTAAGAGCTTTACCAAGTGAGTTTGCCAACGGTTTGTCTCCAACCCCTGCTAACAGTGGTGCTTTGGACTTGACATCTAGTAGCACTGATAAAATGATTAAAGAAGAGTCTCTGAGCATGCTCTTTCCTTTCAGAGATAGAGGTAAATTTAAAAACACCGCATGTGACATTTGTGGCAAAACATTTGCTTGTCAGAGTGCCTTGGACATTCATTACAGAAGTCATACCAAAGAGAGACCATTTATTTGCACAGTTTGCAATCGTGGCTTTTCCACAAAGGGTAATTTGAAGCAGCATATGTTGACACATCAGATGCGAGATCTACCATCACAACTTTTTGAGCCCAATTCCAGTATCGGCCCTAATCAGAACTCTTCGGTTATGCCTGCTAATTCGCTGTCATCACTTATAAAGACTGAGGTTAACGGCTTCATGCACAGCTCTCCTCAGGATAGCAAAGAAGTACCCTCTGGTCTAGTTGCTTCAGGACCGCTGTCCTCCTCTGCCACGTCCCCggtcctgctccctgctctccccagaaGAACCCCCAAACAGCACTACTGCAACACGTgtgggaaaacattttcttcctccagtGCTCTGCAGATCCACGAAAGGACACACACTGGTGAGAAACCTTTTGCCTGCACTATATGCGGAAGAGCATTCACAACAAAAGGCAATCTGAAG gttCACATGGGCACTCACATGTGGAACAGTACTCCTGCAAGACGAGGCAGACGACTTTCCGTAGACGGCCCCATGACATTTCTAGGAGGCAATCCTGCAAAGTTTCCGGAAATGtttcagaaggatttggctGTGCGGTCGGGGAATGGAGACCCCTCCAGCTTCTGGAACCAGTACGCAGCAGCACTCTCCAATGGCTTGGCCATGAAGACCAACGAAATCTCCGTCATCCAGAATGGCGGCATCCCTCCGGCGCCGGGGGGCCTGGGCAATGGTGGCAGCTCTCCCATCAGTGGCTTGACAGGAAGCCTGGAGAAGCTCCAGAATTCAGAACCCAATGCACCTCTAGCTGGTCTGGAGAAAATGGCAAGCAATGAAAATGGGACAAACTTCCGTTTTACACGTTTCGTGGAAGACAACAAAGAAATTGTAACAAATTAG
- the LOC130159287 gene encoding translation initiation factor IF-2-like encodes MRKGIALRQRQQPGAPRAHPATFRKRFGGAARGSACGFAALRRGRPGEFGSRVNAPRGRTTSRKLSDLIYRAQPGTPSPPVAPAPGRAAGTAAAQRPRERRAPRRGYAGKGGGGGGGSEVLLTGRAEHRRGHRRAPARPYLPARSACAPRRPQRLPPAGPPAAPRRSPSSWPLGGPGRPAVGNTEHAAPAAPRPPLPPTTCQPAPRCRYGQGHVPSAAGRAAPSSAEIPLSPGGGGRKKKKNSHAPSPNPGGHKASVYSSLTDLEGRGRGRETKIKHNLRERKRAPALPGATALAAAEPLSGAAAAPGTGRSPPRPGPAAATFPPAGSFWCGWRLGLLGGGAASPARRGCGGVGVRERWGPRGCCGGWGGGRKWVLGEGVSSPFGGPARAACVAGRGSRPAGLGAPPPRRSPTLFPRSAGRGERRGGRGSISRGLRMPDRPAGGGRRENIKKRKEFGVSLRNRRNKTLS; translated from the coding sequence ATGAGAAAGGGGATCGCGCtgaggcagcggcagcagccGGGCGCACCCCGAGCGCACCCAGCGACTTTTAGGAAACGTTTCGGCGGAGCAGCGCGGGGTAGCGCCTGTGGATTCGCTGCTTTGCGGAGGGGGCGTCCCGGGGAATTTGGGAGCCGGGTAAACGCTCCCAGAGGCAGGACAACATCCCGTAAACTTTCCGACTTGATTTATCGCGCGCAGCCCGGGACCCCCTCCCCGCCCGTCGCCCCCGCGCCAGGCCGGGCGGCAGGCACCGCCGCAGCGCAGCGGCCGCGGGAGCGGagggccccgcggcggggctaCGccgggaaggggggggggggggggggggggtccgaGGTGCTTCTGACCGGCCGGGCCGAGCATCGGAGGGGGCaccgccgcgccccggcccgccctTACCTGCCCGCCCGAAGCGCTTGTGCCCCACGGCGCCCTCAGCGCCTGCCGCCGGCCggtccccccgcagccccccggcgcTCGCCCTCCTCATGGCCGCTgggggggcccggccggccGGCGGTGGGGAACACGGAGCACGctgctcccgccgccccccgccctccGCTCCCGCCGACCACTTGTCAGCCCGCGCCCCGGTGCAGGTACGGGCAGGGGCACGTCCCCTCCGCCGCTGGCAGGGCTGCGCCGAGCTCCGCCGAAATCCCCCTTTCCCCcggagggggagggaggaaaaaaaaaaaaaattcacacgCTCCCTCTCCAAATCCTGGCGGACACAAAGCCAGCGTTTATTCCTCGCTCACTGActtggaggggagggggagagggagggaaacaaaaataaaacacaacctTAGGGAAAGAAAACGAgcccccgcgctgcccgggGCTACCGCGCTGGCGGCCGCCGAGCCCCTCTCCGGCGCGGCGGCAGCTCCCGGGACGGGGCGATcccccccgcggcccggcccggcggctgCAACTTTTCCGCCTGCAGGAAGCTTTTGGTGCGGCtggaggctggggctgctcgGCGGCGGGGCAGCGTCCCCCGctcggcggggctgcgggggagTGGGGGTGCGGGAGCGCTGGGGTCCGCGGGGGTgttgcggggggtggggtggggggagaaagtGGGTGCTCGGGGAGGGGGTTTCCTCCCCTTTCGGGGGGCCGGCGCGGGCAGCGTGTGTGGCCGGACGGGGCAGCCGTCCCGCGGGGCTCGGGGCTCCaccgccccgccgcagccccacTTTGTTCCCCCGCTCTGCGGGGCGCGGAGAGAGGCGCGGGGGGCGCGGATCCATCTCCCGCGGGCTCAGGATGCCAGACCGCCCCGCGGGGGGAGGGCGGAGGGAAAACATCAAAAAACGGAAAGAGTTTGGAGTTTCGTTAAGAAACAGGCGAAACAAAACgctgagttaa